A segment of the Pristiophorus japonicus isolate sPriJap1 unplaced genomic scaffold, sPriJap1.hap1 HAP1_SCAFFOLD_2161, whole genome shotgun sequence genome:
ctcccccacacactccccacagctcagtatctcccccgcgctctccccacagcccagtatctccccccacactccccacagcccagtatctcccccacacactccccacagcccagtatctcccccacacactccccacagcccagtatctcccccacacactccccacagctcagtatctccccccacacactccccacagcccagtatctcaccccacacactccccacagcccagtatctcacaccacacactccccacagctcagtatctcccccccgcgctctccccacagCTCAGTATCtcccccacacacttcccacaGCTCAgtatctccccccacacactccccacagcccagtatctcccccacacactccccacagctcagtatctccccccacacactccccacagctcagtatttccccccacacacaccccacagcccagtatctcccccacacactccccacagctcagtatctccccccacacactccccacagcccagtatctcccccacacactccccacagctcagtatctccccccacacactccccacagctcagtatctccccccacacacaccccacagcccagtatctcccccacacactccccacagcccagtatctcccccacacacaccccacagcccagtatctcccccacacactccccacagctcagtatctccccccacacactccccacagcccagtatctcccccacacactccccacagctcagtatctccccccacacactccccacagcccagtacctcccccacacactccccacagcccagtatctcccccacacactccccacagcccagtatctccccccacacactccccacagctcagtatctcccccacacactccccacagcccagtatctccccccacacactccccacagctcagtatctccccccacacactccccacagctcagtatctcaccccacacactccccacagcccagtatctcccccacacactccccacagccgagtatctcccccccacactccccacagctCAGTatctcaccccacacactccccacagcccagtatctccccccacacactccccacagcctattatctccccccacactccccacagctCAGTATCTCCCCCCACAAACTCCCCACAGCTCAGTatctcaccccacacactccccacagcccagtatctcaccccacacactccccacagcccagtatctccccccacactccccacagctCAGTATCTCACCCCACAGCTCAGTATCtcaccacacactccccacagcccagcatctccccccacacactccccacagctcagtatctccccccacactccccacagcccagtatctccccccacacactccccacagctcagtatctccccccacactccccacagcccagtatctcaccccacacactccccacagctcagtatctccccccacactccccacagcccagtatctccccccacacactccccacagctcagtatctccccacacactccccacagcccagtatctcccccccacacactccccacagcccagtatctcccccccacacactccccacagcccagtatctcccccccacacactccccacagcccAGTATCTCCCCCACATCTCAGTATCTCACCACAGCCCAgtatctccccccacacactccccacagcccagtatctccccccacacactccccacagctcagtatctccccacagcccagtatctccccacagcccagtatctccccacacacactccccacagctcagtatctccccacacactccccacagctcagtctctccccacacactccccacagctcagtatctccccccacacactccccacagctcagtatctccccccacacactccccacagcccagtatctccccccacacactccccacagcccagtatctccccccacacactccccacagctCAGTATCCCCCCCACATCTCAGTATCTCACCACacactccccatagcccagtatctcaccacacactccccacagcccAGTATCCCCCCCCACATCTCAGTATCTCACCACACACGCCCCACAGCCCAGTATCCCCCCCCACATCTCAGTATCtcaccacacactccccacagcccagtatctccctcccccgcacactccccacagcCCAGTATCTCCCTCCCCCGCACATTCCCCACAGCCCAGTATCCCCCCCACATCTCAGTATCTCACCATACACTCCCCACAGCTCAGTatctcccccgctcactccccacagctcagtatctcccccacacactccccactgcattaatcatcatcataggcagtgcctcgaagcgaggatgacttgcttccacgccaaaaagggatgagttcacaggtgtttcagtgaaggacctaatattccagatcttgacaaatcttctggaattttttgaggatgtttccagtagagtggacaagggagaaccagttgatgtggtgtatttggactttcagaaggctttcgacaaggtcccacacaagagattaatgtgcaaagttaaagcacatgggattgggggtagtgtgctgacatggattgagaactggttgtcagacaggaagcaaagagtaggagtaaatgggtacttttcagaatggcaggcagtgactagtggggtaccgcaaggttctgtgctggggccccagctgtttacattgtacattaatgatttagacgacgggattaaatgtagtatctccaaatttgcggatgacactacgttgggtggcagtgtgtgctgcgaggaggatgctgtgaggctgcagagtgacttggataggttaggtgagtgggcaaatgcatggcagatgaagtataatgtggataaatgtgaggttatccactttggtggtaaaaacagagagacagaatattatccaaatggtgacagattaggaaaagggaaggtgcaaagagacctgggtgtcatggtacatcagtcattgaaggttggcatgcaggtacagcaggcggttaagaaagcaaatggcatgttggccttcatagcgaggggatttgagtacaggggcagggaggtgttgctgcagttgtacagggccttggtgaggccacacctggagtattgtgtacagttttggtctcctaacctgaggaaggacattcttgctattgagggagtgcagcgaagattcaccagactgattcctgggatggcaggactgagatatcaagaaagactggatcaactgggcttgtattcactggagttcagaagaatgagaggggacctcatagaaacgtttaaaattctgatgggttcagacaggttagatgcaggaagaatgttcccaatgttggggaagtccagaaccaggggtcacagtctaaggataaggggtaagccatttaggaccgagatgaggagaaacttcttcacccagagagtggtgaacctggggaattctctaccacagaaagtagttgaggccaattcactaaatatattcaaaaaggagttagacgaggtccttactactcgggggatcaaggggtatggcgagaaagcaggaagggggtactgaagttgcatgttcagccatgaactcattgaatggcggtgcaggctcgaagggtcgaatggcctactcctgcacctattttctatgtttctatcccaaactacatcttggcgggtggaagatgtctgtgcgtggattgttttaacgtggggtggctgttgtataccagccaccacatgggcttgacagagctaggtcttggtccagtggcaagggttaaccaagatgactggagaccagctgtgctgcacggactgagcgcacacatatcgcagtgtgggctgggcccgtgctgcccctgggccctcgcctctcctgggccacagattcgcgcctctcctgggccccagtcacttccctctacagactcttgccgttccttcgcccctcccgctgtgcctgcccgcactgcaatcagtgacctggcttcacagccgtcgccctcctgcagcagcacgcgctggtccctgcagtggtatatcaccacacaccgctccctgcagtggtatatcaccacacgctggtccctgcagtggtatatcaccacacactgctccctgcagtggtatatcaccacacgctggtccctgcagtggtatatcaccacacactgctccctgcagtggtatatcaccacacgctggtccctgcagtggtatatcaccacacactgctccctgcagtggtatatcaccacacgctgctccctgcagtggtatatcaccacacaccgctccctgcagtggtatatcacctccctgcagtggtatatcaccacacaccgctccctgcagtggtatatcaccacacgccgctccctgcagtggtatatcaccacacaccgctccctgcagtggtatatcaccacacgccgctccctgcagtggtatatcaccacacgctgctccctgcagtggtatatcaccacacaccgctccctgcagtggtatatcaccacacaccgctccctgcagtggtatatcaccacacaccgctccctgcagtggtatatcaccacacaccgctccctgcagtggtatatcaccacacaccgctccctgcagtggtataccgccgcacaccgctccctgcagtggtatatcaccgcacgctgctccctgcagtggtataccgccgcacaccgctccctgcagtggtataccgccgcacaccgctccctgcagtggtataccgccgcacaccgctccctgcagtggtatatcaccgcacgccgctccctgcagtggtatatcaccgcacgccgctccctgcagtggtatatcaccacacaccgctccctgcagtggtataccgccgcacaccgctccctgcagtggtataccgctgcacaccgctccctgcagtggtatatcaccacacaccgctccctgcagtggtatatcaccacacaccgctccctgcagtggtatatcaccacacaccgctccctgcagtggtatatcaccacacaccgctccctgcagtggtatatcaccacacaccgctccctgcagtggtatatcaccacacaccgctccctgcagtggtatatcactacacaccgctccctgcagtggtatatcaccacacgctgctccctgcagtggtatatcaccacacactgctccctgcagtggtatatcaccacacactgctccctgcagtggtatatcaccacacaccgctccctgcagtggtatatcaccacacaccgctccctgcagtggtatatcaccacacaccgctccctgcagtggtatatcaccacacaccgctccctgcagtggtatatcaccacacaccgctccctgcagtggtatatcaccacacaccgctccctgcagtggtatatcactacacaccgctccctgcagtggtatatcaccacacgctgctccctgcagtggtatatcaccacacactgctccctgcagtggtatatcaccacacaccgctccctgcagtggtatatcaccacacaccgctccctgcagtggtatatcaccacacaccgctccctgcagtggtatatcaccacacaccgctccctgcagtggtatatcactacacaccgctccctgcagtggtatatcaccacacgctgctccctgcagtggtatatcaccacacactgctccctgcagtggtatatcaccacacaccgctccctgcagtggtatatcaccacacaccgctccctgcagtggtatatcaccacacactgctccctgcagtggtatatcaccacacactgctccctctaatgcagctttTAAatcacactatataaatgcaagtttttgtttacACATTTTTCTGTCCAGTTAACTTGCTCCGAATCCCTTATCTCACCGAACCTTGACCCTTTCCAGTGCAGTCCCCATTCTCTTTGACCCCTCTCTATTCTTAAACTGATGCTCCTGGTTTTCGAATGGTTCTCCGCCTCTCTCAGCAGTTATTTGCCGGGTTAGGTTTGCCGTACTCACATCGATGTTGCCACTGGCCAGGTCCTGCGCAGTGTCGCCCTCCACATTGGGCAGCAGGGTATCGGCCCCGGCCTGGCACAGGATGTCTGCAATCTGGGTGTCCCATCGGCCCACTGCCAAGTGCAGTGCCGTGCACCCATTGTACATGGTCGCATCAACACTGGCTCCCCTCCTCAGCATAAACTGCACCAGCGCTGGCTCACCAACCTCCACCGACATGTGCAGGCTCGTCTTCCCACTCGTACCGTCCTGCAACACAGCACAgttagtggggggagagagagagagagggggacgcagAGAAAGGAAGGGGCGCGAGCGAGGGgagcgagcggggggggggagagggagcgagcgggggagagagggggagag
Coding sequences within it:
- the LOC139245303 gene encoding NF-kappa-B inhibitor epsilon-like; translation: RTCLHVATLTKDQEIIELLLQKGSQIDAQDGTSGKTSLHMSVEVGEPALVQFMLRRGASVDATMYNGCTALHLAVGRWDTQIADILCQAGADTLLPNVEGDTAQDLASGNIDILALFPFDDIKLMGRPVTRSEF